A window of the Streptomyces sp. Ag109_O5-10 genome harbors these coding sequences:
- a CDS encoding aldolase/citrate lyase family protein encodes MGQGRQEKVETSLAGAVSEEISASLAPVDAELERRYPGDPGTRQPVHTVYVPGDAFTAGTIRSWGDRALAALDEHAPDAAAFAAVLGLPEELAEPVHSRVRAKLEREPVEDLRVDFEDGYGPRPDAEEDETAARAARLIAEAYAEGTAAPYMGIRMKCMEAPVRDRGIRTLDIFLTGLIAAGGLPAGLVLTLPKVTYPEQVTAMARILEAFEKIHGLESGRIGFEIQIETSQSILATDGTATVARMIQAAEGRATGLHYGTFDYSACLGVSAAHQASDHPAADHAKAVMQVAAAGTGVRVSDGSTNVLPVGPTARVHDAWRLHYGLTRRALARAYYQGWDMHPGHLPTRYAAVFAFYREGLEQAAARLARYVNRAGGDVMDEPATAKALSGYLLRGLDCGALDNGEVARLTGLTRADLEAFAMPRRGGLTASGK; translated from the coding sequence ATGGGTCAGGGCCGGCAGGAGAAGGTGGAGACGAGCCTCGCGGGCGCCGTCAGTGAGGAGATCAGCGCCTCCCTCGCACCCGTCGACGCCGAACTGGAGCGCCGCTATCCGGGTGATCCGGGGACCCGTCAGCCCGTCCACACCGTGTACGTCCCCGGCGACGCCTTCACGGCCGGCACGATCCGCTCCTGGGGCGACCGGGCCCTCGCCGCCCTCGACGAACACGCCCCCGACGCCGCCGCCTTCGCCGCCGTCCTCGGCCTGCCCGAAGAGCTCGCCGAGCCCGTCCACTCCCGGGTCCGCGCCAAACTGGAGCGGGAGCCGGTGGAAGACCTGCGCGTCGACTTCGAGGACGGCTACGGCCCCCGCCCCGACGCCGAGGAGGACGAGACCGCCGCCCGCGCCGCCCGGCTCATCGCCGAGGCGTACGCCGAGGGCACCGCGGCGCCGTACATGGGCATCCGGATGAAGTGCATGGAGGCACCGGTGCGCGACCGGGGCATCCGCACCCTCGACATCTTCCTCACCGGGCTGATCGCGGCCGGGGGACTGCCCGCCGGGCTCGTGCTCACCCTGCCCAAGGTGACCTACCCCGAACAGGTCACCGCGATGGCCCGGATCCTGGAGGCCTTCGAGAAGATCCACGGGCTGGAGTCCGGCCGGATCGGGTTCGAGATCCAGATCGAGACCAGCCAGTCCATCCTCGCCACCGACGGCACCGCCACCGTCGCCCGGATGATCCAGGCCGCCGAAGGCCGCGCCACCGGGCTCCACTACGGCACCTTCGACTACAGCGCCTGCCTCGGGGTCTCCGCCGCCCACCAGGCGAGCGACCACCCGGCCGCCGACCACGCCAAGGCGGTCATGCAGGTCGCCGCCGCCGGTACGGGCGTACGCGTCTCGGACGGCTCCACCAACGTCCTGCCGGTCGGCCCGACGGCCCGGGTGCACGACGCCTGGCGGCTGCACTACGGCCTCACCCGGCGCGCCCTCGCCCGCGCCTACTACCAGGGCTGGGACATGCACCCCGGACATCTGCCGACCCGGTACGCGGCCGTGTTCGCCTTCTACCGCGAGGGCCTGGAGCAGGCGGCCGCCCGGCTCGCCCGGTACGTCAACCGCGCCGGGGGCGACGTCATGGACGAGCCCGCCACCGCCAAGGCCCTCAGCGGCTACCTGCTGCGCGGCCTGGACTGCGGCGCCCTCGACAACGGCGAGGTGGCCCGGCTGACCGGCCTGACCCGGGCCGACCTGGAGGCCTTCGCGATGCCCAGGCGCGGCGGTCTGACGGCCTCCGGGAAGTAG
- a CDS encoding electron transfer flavoprotein subunit beta/FixA family protein, producing the protein MSLRIVVTVKYVPDATGDRHFADDLTVDRDDVDGLLSELDEYAVEQALQIAENSDDDVEVTVLTVGPEDAKDALRKALSMGADKAIHVEDDDLHGTDAIGTSLVLAKAIEKAGFDLVVSGMASTDGTAGIVPALLAERLGVPQVTLLSEVSVEDGTVKGRRDGDAASEQLEASLPAVVSVTDQSGEARYPSFKGIMAAKKKPVQSWDLSDLDLEAEEVGLEGAWTAVQDATARPARTAGTIVKDEGEGGKQLAEFLAGQKFI; encoded by the coding sequence GTGAGCCTGAGGATCGTTGTCACTGTGAAGTACGTGCCCGACGCCACTGGCGACCGGCACTTCGCCGATGACCTGACCGTCGACCGTGACGACGTGGACGGTCTCCTCTCCGAGCTGGACGAGTACGCGGTCGAGCAGGCGCTGCAGATCGCGGAGAACTCGGACGACGACGTCGAGGTCACCGTGCTGACCGTGGGTCCCGAGGACGCCAAGGACGCGCTCCGCAAGGCGCTGTCCATGGGCGCGGACAAGGCGATCCACGTCGAGGACGACGACCTGCACGGCACCGACGCCATCGGCACCTCGCTGGTGCTGGCCAAGGCGATCGAGAAGGCCGGCTTCGACCTGGTGGTCTCCGGCATGGCCTCCACCGACGGCACCGCCGGCATCGTGCCGGCCCTGCTCGCCGAGCGCCTCGGCGTCCCGCAGGTCACCCTGCTCTCCGAGGTCTCGGTCGAGGACGGCACGGTCAAGGGCCGCCGCGACGGCGACGCCGCGAGCGAGCAGCTGGAGGCCTCCCTGCCGGCGGTCGTGTCCGTCACCGACCAGTCGGGTGAGGCGCGTTACCCGTCCTTCAAGGGCATCATGGCCGCCAAGAAGAAGCCGGTTCAGTCCTGGGACCTGTCCGACCTCGACCTCGAGGCGGAGGAGGTCGGCCTGGAGGGTGCCTGGACCGCGGTCCAGGACGCCACCGCGCGTCCGGCCCGCACCGCGGGCACGATCGTCAAGGACGAGGGCGAGGGCGGCAAGCAGCTCGCCGAGTTCCTCGCGGGCCAGAAGTTCATCTGA
- a CDS encoding electron transfer flavoprotein subunit alpha/FixB family protein, producing MAEVLVYVDHVDGAVRKPTLELLTLARRIGEPVAVALGNGAADTAAALAEHGAVKVLTHDASEYADYLVVPKVDALQAAVEVVSPAAVLVPSSAEGKEIAARLALRIGSGIITDAVDLEAGDEGPVATQSVFAASFTTKSRVSKGTPVITVKPNSAAVEAAPAAGAVEALAVTFSDKATGTKVTGRTPRESTGRPELTEAAIVVSGGRGVNGAENFAIIEALADSLGAAVGASRAAVDAGWYPHTNQVGQTGKSVSPQLYIANGISGAIQHRAGMQTSKTIVAVNKDAEAPIFELVDFGVVGDLFDVVPQLTEEVKARKG from the coding sequence ATGGCTGAAGTCCTCGTCTACGTCGACCACGTGGACGGTGCCGTCCGCAAGCCCACCCTGGAGCTGCTGACCCTCGCCCGCCGCATCGGCGAGCCCGTCGCCGTCGCGCTCGGCAACGGCGCCGCCGACACCGCCGCCGCGCTGGCCGAGCACGGCGCGGTCAAGGTCCTCACTCACGACGCGTCCGAGTACGCCGACTACCTGGTCGTCCCGAAGGTCGACGCCCTGCAGGCCGCCGTCGAGGTCGTCTCCCCGGCCGCCGTGCTGGTGCCGTCCTCCGCGGAGGGCAAGGAGATCGCCGCCCGCCTCGCGCTGCGCATCGGCTCCGGCATCATCACCGACGCCGTCGACCTGGAGGCCGGTGACGAGGGTCCGGTGGCCACCCAGTCGGTGTTCGCCGCGTCCTTCACCACCAAGTCCCGCGTCTCCAAGGGCACCCCGGTCATCACGGTCAAGCCCAACAGCGCCGCCGTCGAGGCCGCCCCGGCCGCCGGCGCGGTCGAGGCCCTCGCGGTGACCTTCTCGGACAAGGCGACCGGCACCAAGGTGACCGGCCGTACCCCGCGCGAGTCGACCGGGCGTCCGGAGCTGACCGAGGCCGCGATCGTGGTCTCCGGCGGCCGCGGCGTCAACGGCGCCGAGAACTTCGCGATCATCGAGGCCCTCGCCGACTCCCTCGGCGCGGCCGTCGGTGCCTCGCGTGCCGCCGTCGACGCCGGCTGGTACCCGCACACCAACCAGGTCGGCCAGACCGGCAAGTCCGTCTCCCCGCAGCTGTACATCGCCAACGGCATCTCCGGCGCGATCCAGCACCGCGCGGGCATGCAGACCTCGAAGACCATCGTCGCCGTCAACAAGGACGCCGAGGCCCCGATCTTCGAGCTGGTCGACTTCGGCGTGGTCGGCGACCTCTTCGACGTCGTCCCGCAGCTGACCGAGGAGGTCAAGGCCCGCAAGGGCTGA
- a CDS encoding endonuclease/exonuclease/phosphatase family protein: protein MPNQRRVTRRLGLQTLLAAAVTVPLSSAAITTSSASSASSASSVGSRARRAATLAAPARPAPRLDVMTFNLRYAGTAEPNSWADRRPVMAELLRRAQPQVMGTQEGLYQQLRNIDSDLGPHYDWVGTGREGGSRDESSAVYYDLRRLEPLEHYTFWLSDTPEVIRSNTWGAAFPRIVTWVRFRDLADDGREFYVANTHFDQKSQYARERSATLLVRRIAEFDRRLPVVVTGDFNAYAHKNRAYDTLVDSGLLDTWDAAEHRGPQYATFHGYHRLKPDGERIDWVLTSPGVTTHRATMDTFSMHGQFPSDHLPVQVSLSLR from the coding sequence GTGCCGAACCAGCGTCGAGTCACCCGCCGGCTGGGACTGCAGACCCTGTTGGCCGCAGCGGTCACCGTGCCCCTCTCCAGCGCCGCGATCACCACCTCGTCCGCCTCGTCCGCCTCCTCCGCCTCCTCCGTCGGCTCGCGGGCCCGCCGGGCCGCCACCCTCGCGGCACCGGCGCGGCCGGCCCCCCGGCTCGACGTCATGACCTTCAACCTGCGGTACGCCGGCACCGCCGAGCCCAACAGCTGGGCCGACCGCCGCCCGGTGATGGCCGAACTCCTGCGCCGCGCACAGCCCCAGGTCATGGGCACCCAGGAGGGCCTCTACCAGCAGCTGCGCAACATCGACAGCGACCTCGGACCGCACTACGACTGGGTCGGCACCGGCCGCGAGGGCGGCAGCCGCGACGAGTCGTCGGCCGTCTACTACGACCTGCGGCGCCTGGAACCGCTGGAGCACTACACCTTCTGGCTCTCCGACACCCCGGAGGTCATCCGCTCCAACACCTGGGGCGCCGCCTTCCCCCGCATCGTCACCTGGGTCCGCTTCCGCGACCTGGCCGACGACGGGCGGGAGTTCTACGTCGCCAACACCCACTTCGACCAGAAGAGCCAGTACGCCCGCGAGCGCAGCGCCACGCTCCTGGTCAGGCGGATCGCGGAGTTCGACCGGAGGCTGCCCGTGGTGGTGACCGGCGACTTCAACGCCTACGCCCACAAGAACCGGGCCTACGACACCCTGGTGGACTCGGGGCTCCTCGACACCTGGGACGCGGCGGAGCACCGCGGCCCGCAGTACGCGACCTTCCACGGCTACCACCGCCTCAAGCCCGACGGCGAGCGGATCGACTGGGTCCTGACCTCGCCGGGCGTGACCACGCACCGGGCGACGATGGACACCTTCTCGATGCACGGCCAGTTCCCGAGCGACCACCTGCCCGTGCAGGTCTCGCTGAGCCTGCGCTGA